The sequence below is a genomic window from Candidatus Acetothermia bacterium.
TTGGTCCGCTGCCCGGGCTGCGGGGCAAGCGAGGTGGCCCGACTGCTCCCGCGGTTCGGCGTGGTGTACAAAGGCAGCGGGTTCTACACCACGGAGTATCGACGCCGGTCGTCGGCCGATGGCGAGGCCAAGGGCGAGGCGTAAACAGGATGACGAGGTGATCCTGGGTGGCGATTTCGGGGGATGACATCACGCGGATCCGGCTGGGCTTGGCCTCGCCGGAGGAGATGCTGTCCTGGTCCCGGGGGGAGGTAACCAAGTCCGAGACCATCAACTACCGGACCCACAAGCCGGAGCACGGCGGGCTCTACGCTGAAGAGATCTTCGGCCCGGAAAACGACTACGAGTGCGCCTGCGGCAAGTACCGGGGAAAGAAGTACGAGGGGATCACGTGCGACAAGTGCGGGGTCCTCATCACCGACTCCTCGGTGCGTCGGGTGAACATGGGCCACATCCGCCTGGCGAGCCCGGTGGTCCACTTCTGGTACCTGAAGGGGGTGGCGAGCCCCCTGTCCCGCCTCCTGGGCATCAAGCGCCGGGACCTGCGGCGCATCGCGTACTACGAGACCGAGACCTCACGTGAGGACCTGTACATCGTGACGCAGTCCGCGTCCCCCAAGGTCCGGGTCGGCGAGGCGTTGTACGGCACCGAGGCGCGCATCCTCGCCAGCGCATTCACGTTCCAAGTAGAACGGGCGTTCCTCGTGACCCAAGCCCCACGGGTGGTGGCCGAGGAGGCGGGGCGGGTGAGGATTGAGGATCGCCGGCTCCAGACCGGGGAGCCGTTCCGGGCGGTGGGGGTCGGCCACCACGAGTACCCGGTGACCATGGACTGCGAGCTCATGGTCGAGGACGGGGATGAGGTGGGCGAAGGGGAGCTCATCGCCGAACGGCCAGCGCGGGAGATCTGTTCTCAGACGATGTTTGAGATGCTGCGGGCTCGGTACGAGGCGGTGGAGGGCCACCCCATCCAAGAGGTGGTGGACAACCTGGCCTACCTCGTGGTGCGGGTGGGGGAGAACGTGCCGTTGCGGGTGGGGCAAGAGCTTTCCACCCTCGAAGTACGCGCCTACGAGCGCGCGTTCCCCGGTGGGTTCGAGGCGGCTACCGGGGCCGAGGGGGTGAGG
It includes:
- a CDS encoding zinc ribbon domain-containing protein; the encoded protein is MPIYRYRCSRCGAEFRELQAGKGEGLVRCPGCGASEVARLLPRFGVVYKGSGFYTTEYRRRSSADGEAKGEA